Below is a genomic region from Sorghum bicolor cultivar BTx623 chromosome 9, Sorghum_bicolor_NCBIv3, whole genome shotgun sequence.
CTAGAAGTTGAAGCTTTTAGAGACAAAGAAAGTATTTTATAGTGATCTAACAGTCTATATGTATCGAAGTTTAGGATAGATTAATCTAAGAGTCTATATCCAACCAAAGTTTAGGATAGATTAACAAGGTAAAGAAAAGACCTTATTATCCCTTAGTAAAATTCTGAACTTTAGCTGCATTATCACTTAACGAGAAGTTAGAGCAACGAGTTTTATTGTTATGATATACTCTATTGGAGTATATTAAATATTATTATACCCATTACTTCAACTATTGGAACATGATGTCTAGGGGAGTAGGGGGAATAAATGGATACGTTAACAACCGTTGGAAACTTcgagaaaaataaaaattgatCTAATGGATGATGCATTGATGTAagcaagtttttattttggaataAATTTTCAGTCTAGAAAACTATTATTCTTCAGGCCGAGGAAGTAGGAAGTATTCTATGAGGGCAGTCCCCATACTAAAACCACATCAAATTTCTATATCTGTTAATTTCTAAAGACACTACATATAAAAATCATGGCTCCAATAAATAGTTTCAGAgaataattttttatccaatTGTTTAATTCTCTCTCAATTCTCCACCAGTCACATCCTTTCATGTGTTTGATtctcgtgtagacatggtttctaatttAGACCCAATTTCTATGAATTTACTCTCCCTTTTAATAAATATCTTGTCATATCAACACAACGTTTAAGTGCAGTACGATTAATATTCATAAAAATTATGATGATTTTTGCATTAAGAGTGCCCTAGCATTGATCAAAAGGATAAAAAGTATTTAACGCAGCAATTAGCAACGAAACACGGCACACGAACATCGGTACACGAGAACTAGGACAAACGCAGCAGAACGACCTCCGTAAAATTGTAGATTTCATGGGCCAGTTCTTACAGAAAAAGGCTGAAATGCTAGGGGCCCAAGTTGTGGAGGCAGAGACATCTGGCCCAAATAAAACATAtcccttttccttttccttttccgTTCTTTTCATTTAATTTAATACCCCCTGAATGCCTCCCAAACTTGCAATTAAGGTCGGATTTGGATGCCGGAAACGAAGTATACTCCTACAGTCCTACAAGCTATCAATAGCACATGACTTTCGCGGAACTTTTGGGCCATGTCATACCAAAAACAGTCAAATTGGGATGGTagttttcctcaaaaaaaaaaaaaaaattgcgatGCTAGAGCTAGAGTTATCGACAAAAGACTCTGTTCGAGTGATGGATAAAAGACGTGCGGGAGCTGAGATCATTTTGCGCACCTCACTTTGTGGAGGCACAACGGCCTGCAGGCTCGTCCCTTCCGGCGCCGGGGCCTCCTCGTCTTTGCGCTCCCCCTCCGCggccgcccccgccgccgtcTGCGGCTCGACGGGCGGAGGAGGTGCGTCGTCTCCGTCGCTTGTCTTCGGCTTTGCCCCGCAGTTCCCCATCGCTTCTTCCGCCCCCCTGCTGCCTGCGATCGATGCGCTGATGAGCCCAAGACAAGGAACAAGAGATGGGAGGAGCTCAGAGAAGTAGTACGTGACACAGACGAAGGTGACCTCGTATAATAAGCAGCTGTGtgccgtgctgctgctgctcgatcGATCAAGACGAAAAATGGCTGGCCGGTCATTGCATTGCAGCTGGCGCGGAAGCTTTGGTATCAGCGATGAGTTTTTTGGTTGTTTGTGTGACTGACATATGGCTGCGCTGCCATCAAGATTACGACTCAGTGGAGTTGTGTTAACATGTGTTGGTTTCAGGACATATGGATTTGGCTGCCATCAAGATTACGATCGGTAGCTTATTAGTTTAACTGTGCAACATGCCAGATTAAGCGGCTTCTGTGTTTGATGGGTTATAGTTTGGTTGCAGTCCTTGGAAGATGATCGCTTAAAAGGGGGTGTTAATTATTCGTAGATGAAACTACACGAGATTAACACCCCCTTACTTAATAATGgagatattttttttcttagcaGCAAGCGCAATAAAAAAGGGCGCTAAAAGTTCTCACGTAAAATGAGGTATAGGATTGGAATTACCAAGAGTCCAAGACAGCCTTACTCTTGCTGAAACTAGTTGGAAGTTGGAACACGAGATTAGAAATGTTGTCTGTTTTGCTGTGGGGTATTAGAGTCACCACTGTGGCACTGTCTGCATGGTTATTTTCATTGCTGGCCAGCCAGAGACCAGAGTGTTGTCTGCATTTATGAAGATCAGCGGGAACCGTTTGTTGTTGGTGACTTTGCATCAGTGGTCAGTGGCGAACTGGCGATCGCGATCGAAGCTTGCCCTCCAAATGGGCTCCTGTGAATCCGAGGTTCCCCATGGCGTCGCAGCCGAGGTAGGGAAAACTTCAAGCTTTCAGCCTTATttatgcgaaaagattttggattttgctactgtagcacttttatttgtttgtagcaaatattatccaatcatagactaactagtatcaaaagattcgtctctcgatttacagttaaactgtgcaattagtttttatttttatctatatttaatgttttatgtacgtgccgaaagattcgatgtgataaggaatcttgaaaattttttggttgttgaggtgaactaaacgagACCAACCGAGCATGCGTCAAGGTTTTGTACTTTTATACGACAAAACTCCTCACATTTATTAGTGTGAAAGGCGAACAAAATTACAAATTCTCGGCTGTCGAACAACCTGAACATATACATCATCGTTTTTTGTCGAAGAAGTTGTCGCGAACGTATCGACGAAGCCTCTCGAGAGCCTCTTGTGCGTTCACGACGATGAGCTCGCCTGTCCTCCAGAAGAAGACGTAGGCGCACACGTAGAGACCCGCGAAGATTTGGTACGCCATGCTGCGCTCCCCGCCTGCTGGGGGTGGGGCTGCTGGCTTATTGCGTTCTGCCGCCCCGGCCTCCTGCTCCTCGCCTGCTTGCTTCGCCGGCGGCGCCTGCTGACGGCCCGGCTCGCGCTCCGCTTCGTCGTCGCGCGCCTTCGTCCTCGGCGCCTGGCACGAGCGGCGCCCCGTTCCCCGCACGCTTCCTGGCGCAGGCGGCTgcggcgccgacgacgacgaatgGCTGGTGAtgcgggggaggaggaggggtcGGATCAGCCCGTAGGACGACGCTCTGTTCGGAACCGTAGCCATCGCTGCGTGTGCGATGATGGGCTTCAGCGGTTTCACGGcaaggccggccggccgccgagCGGCGGGTCTCAGCTGCATATCAATTCAGCAGGGAGCAGACACGGGAGTGGTGTGAGTGACGACGGAGGCGCGCGGAGCATGGCACAAAGGCAGGTGTCCGCCCGGCGTCGGTCCTGACGACTGATCAGCGCGCAGACGTTTTATAGGCCGTGCTTGAAGGAAAGCGCGAGATCGGCGTCGGCGATCGCCGGCTTTATGACTTGTGCAAAGCATTGGTGTTTACGACGGGCAGTTTTGTtgccatgtatatatatatatgtatgtataccaAATTGCCAATATACAATGCGTCCATGAACTGGTCGTTGGCGTGTGATTGTTTGGGGTTATTCCTAGATTACGTATATGCTCTCGTAGTTTTTGCTAAGGTCACGACTCACTTATGCTAACTTTTAATATATACTCCatccgtccaaattataagtcatttcaagaatcttagagagtcaaaccattttcaagtttgaccaaaaatatagagagaaatataaagatttatatcataaaataggtatactataaaaatataactaacaaagaatctaacgaTACTTTGTTGGtacaaaaatgttattattttgctatataaatttagttaaacttgaaaatttttgactctccaaaatttttttaatgacttataatttgggacggagggagtactcaaTTCATCCCAAATTATGATATATTTAACTTTTTTGATATTAAGTTTGACCActtatcttattcaaaaatttatgtaaaatatcactttttttatcatgacttggtttattaataaaagttcttaaagaatgacttaaatttaactatatTTGCATATTTTTTTGGATAAGACGAATAATCAAATTTAaggtcaaaaaagtcaaacgtcttataattttagGATAGAAGGAGTAGCTCATAATATGGATAGTCCTACAGGACACTATCATATAATCTTTGTGATGAGTATATGAGCCTAGCTTTTAATAAAGAGCTAGATTTTTTCTCttctattaaaatataaaaataatttgcTTTGAGCTAGCTTATAAATCAACATTGCATGTGGCTTTAGTGTTTTGGACAGGAGCTTCCTGGTAGCTCAGTTcctaaattttttggttttgggtactatagcactttcgtttttatattgataattattgtctaatcatggactaactagggtcaaaaagattcatctcacgatttacaggcaaactgtgtagttagtttttgtttttaactatatttaatactctatgcatgtgctgcaagattctacgtgacagagaatcttgaaaagtttttggtgtgaactaggtcttgtttagatccaaaaaaattttgcaaaattttatcGAATCTTTCGccaatgcatgaagcattaaatatagacaaaaataaaaactaattgcccagtttacctgtaatttacgagatgaatcttttaagcttatttagtctataattggacaatatttgtcaaa
It encodes:
- the LOC110430015 gene encoding fibrous sheath CABYR-binding protein-like, translated to MGNCGAKPKTSDGDDAPPPPVEPQTAAGAAAEGERKDEEAPAPEGTSLQAVVPPQSEEATTTTVVEKEHAEPKEKAEEVAKEDADHGKEKETPTAEEATAAELPASTPVSVA